The Pedobacter roseus genome contains a region encoding:
- a CDS encoding glycosyltransferase family 2 protein codes for MALTSIITVNYNQPRVTLDLLSSIKKHCSTDEIEVILIDNASEEDHETRFKTHYPELKYIRSDVNLGFAGGNNLGLNHATGEYILMINNDTELIPGFIKQLIAEMAAHPEIGILSPLILYHDDPDIIQYAGYTPINLITGRNKTIGLGDLNKGQYANSSHQTSFCHGAAMMCRKTDIDRIGMMPEQYFLYYEELDWCEMFKRAGKKIWFSGKTHILHKESMSVGKESPTKTYFIARNRLLFMRRNTNWINVMLFSTYYLLLAVPKQLIGYLVKGRSDLVPYVIKALLWNSFHSKNHIGSRTKLTL; via the coding sequence ATGGCATTAACCTCAATCATTACCGTTAACTATAATCAGCCCAGGGTTACTCTAGACCTATTGAGTTCTATCAAAAAGCACTGCTCAACAGATGAAATAGAGGTGATCCTGATCGATAATGCGAGTGAGGAGGATCATGAAACCCGGTTTAAAACGCATTATCCTGAATTGAAATATATCCGCTCGGATGTGAACCTAGGATTTGCAGGCGGAAATAATCTGGGCCTAAACCATGCTACCGGAGAATATATTCTGATGATCAATAATGATACGGAACTTATCCCAGGTTTTATAAAACAGCTTATCGCAGAAATGGCTGCCCACCCAGAAATTGGGATCCTCTCCCCTTTAATACTTTATCATGATGATCCGGATATTATCCAATACGCTGGTTATACGCCAATAAACCTGATCACTGGAAGAAATAAAACCATTGGATTGGGAGATCTAAATAAAGGTCAGTACGCAAATTCCAGTCATCAAACCTCTTTCTGTCATGGCGCCGCAATGATGTGCAGAAAAACAGATATCGACCGAATCGGTATGATGCCAGAACAATATTTTCTATATTATGAAGAATTAGACTGGTGCGAAATGTTTAAACGTGCAGGCAAAAAAATCTGGTTTAGCGGAAAAACACATATTCTCCATAAAGAATCGATGAGTGTAGGAAAGGAAAGCCCGACTAAAACCTACTTCATTGCACGCAACCGATTGTTGTTTATGCGGCGGAATACCAATTGGATCAATGTAATGCTATTTAGCACCTATTACCTCCTGCTGGCAGTTCCAAAACAATTGATTGGCTACCTCGTAAAAGGAAGATCCGATCTTGTTCCTTATGTAATAAAGGCGTTGCTATGGAACTCTTTCCATTCAAAAAACCATATCGGAAGCCGTACCAAATTAACATTGTAA
- a CDS encoding glycosyltransferase family 2 protein, with amino-acid sequence MIIFFWACLFIITYTFVGYGLLLFILIKIKRSFSRPKSFISGAPLPTVTLLVAAWNEEVTIIDKIKNTLQLDYPKERLQIIFVTDGSTDRTPELIHPYQEIVLMHNSDRGGKMAAIKRAMPQVKGEVIVFSDANTFLNREALLELVKHYQDTKVGAVAGEKRILVNQHADASSAGEGFYWKYESRLKKWDYELYSNVGAAGELFSIRASLYEPIESDTIIDDHMIAMRIAEKGYLIAYEPAAYASETASENTAEELKRKIRIAAGGIQSILRLKIAANPFHYPILTFQYLSHRVLRWTITPFLLILALLANIWIVFQHGHQFYTLLLMAQGIFYTLALLGLLMERKNIRIKTLFIPYYFCMMNYAVAAGILRYINQNQSAAWERSKRKMA; translated from the coding sequence ATGATCATTTTTTTCTGGGCCTGCCTTTTTATCATAACCTATACCTTTGTAGGTTATGGCCTGTTGCTTTTCATACTCATTAAAATTAAACGGTCGTTTTCCAGACCTAAAAGTTTTATTTCCGGGGCACCTTTACCAACGGTTACCTTACTGGTAGCTGCCTGGAATGAAGAGGTAACGATAATAGATAAAATAAAAAATACACTGCAGTTAGATTATCCCAAGGAACGGCTGCAGATTATATTCGTGACAGACGGATCTACAGACCGCACGCCAGAGCTCATTCATCCTTATCAGGAGATCGTGCTGATGCATAACAGCGACCGTGGCGGCAAAATGGCGGCAATTAAAAGGGCAATGCCGCAGGTAAAGGGAGAGGTTATTGTATTTTCTGATGCCAATACCTTTTTAAACCGGGAGGCCCTGCTGGAGCTGGTAAAACACTATCAGGATACAAAAGTGGGTGCTGTTGCTGGTGAAAAGCGGATTTTGGTGAATCAGCATGCTGATGCCAGTTCGGCAGGAGAAGGTTTTTACTGGAAATACGAATCGAGACTTAAAAAATGGGATTATGAACTGTACTCTAATGTTGGTGCTGCAGGAGAACTCTTCAGCATTAGAGCTTCCTTATATGAACCCATCGAATCGGACACGATTATTGATGACCACATGATTGCGATGAGGATTGCCGAAAAAGGTTACCTGATTGCTTATGAACCCGCGGCTTATGCCAGCGAAACTGCATCAGAAAATACCGCTGAAGAACTGAAAAGAAAGATCAGGATTGCTGCTGGTGGAATTCAGTCGATCCTCAGGCTAAAAATTGCCGCCAACCCCTTTCACTATCCCATATTAACCTTTCAGTACCTTTCGCACCGGGTATTGAGGTGGACCATCACTCCTTTCTTACTCATACTGGCCTTGCTGGCAAATATCTGGATTGTATTCCAGCATGGTCATCAATTTTATACGCTCCTCCTGATGGCACAAGGTATCTTTTACACCTTAGCCCTGCTAGGGCTTTTAATGGAACGAAAAAACATCAGGATCAAAACCCTTTTTATCCCCTATTATTTCTGCATGATGAACTATGCGGTAGCGGCGGGCATCTTGAGGTACATCAATCAAAACCAGAGTGCGGCATGGGAACGCTCCAAACGGAAAATGGCCTAA
- a CDS encoding UDP-glucose dehydrogenase family protein, with the protein MKIAVIGTGYVGLVTGTCLAETGNDVICVDINIQKIEKMQQGELPIYEPGLELLFHRNILQKRIQFTTDLSAAVHHAEIIFMALPTPPGADGAADLSYILGAAKDIALLITGYKVIVNKSTVPVGTADKVKAVFESITTVDVDVISNPEFLREGVAVEDFMKPDRVVIGTTSERAKKIMSALYAPYVRQGNPVIFMDERSAELTKYAANSFLATKITFMNEIANLCELVGADVDAIRRGIGTDERIGKRFLFPGIGYGGSCFPKDVQALVKSADEHAYNFEILKSVITINEKQKVILADKLLNFYKNDISGKHFALWGLSFKPETDDIREAPALYLIETLLKKGASISVFDPEGQENVRAIFNDRISYAENQYAVLEGADALLIATEWSLFRNPDFEKMEDLLKEKVIFDGRNLFELEKMAELGYYYNSIGRKLISKVQTPHQSFAITKQEHS; encoded by the coding sequence ATGAAAATTGCAGTTATAGGCACCGGTTACGTAGGATTGGTGACAGGAACCTGCCTGGCAGAAACAGGAAATGATGTGATCTGTGTAGACATCAACATCCAAAAGATAGAAAAGATGCAACAGGGTGAACTGCCCATCTATGAACCTGGGCTCGAACTGCTTTTCCACCGAAATATCCTTCAGAAACGCATTCAGTTTACCACCGATCTCTCAGCTGCAGTACATCATGCCGAAATTATATTTATGGCGCTACCTACTCCTCCAGGCGCGGATGGGGCTGCTGATCTTTCCTATATCCTTGGTGCGGCAAAAGATATTGCGCTGCTCATCACCGGTTATAAGGTTATTGTAAACAAATCGACCGTTCCGGTAGGAACAGCAGATAAGGTTAAGGCGGTTTTTGAAAGTATTACTACCGTTGACGTTGATGTGATTTCCAATCCCGAATTTTTAAGGGAGGGTGTTGCCGTAGAAGATTTTATGAAACCCGACCGTGTGGTAATTGGTACCACCAGCGAGCGGGCAAAAAAAATCATGTCAGCGCTTTATGCACCATATGTACGTCAGGGAAATCCGGTTATTTTTATGGACGAACGCTCTGCAGAACTGACCAAATATGCTGCAAACTCATTTTTGGCCACCAAAATTACCTTTATGAATGAGATTGCCAACCTATGTGAACTGGTTGGCGCCGATGTAGATGCGATACGCAGGGGCATTGGTACTGATGAACGGATAGGCAAACGCTTTTTGTTCCCCGGTATTGGTTACGGCGGATCGTGTTTTCCAAAAGATGTGCAGGCATTAGTAAAATCAGCCGATGAACATGCATACAACTTCGAGATCCTGAAGTCGGTGATTACAATCAATGAAAAACAAAAAGTAATCCTGGCAGATAAACTCCTGAACTTTTACAAAAATGATATTTCGGGAAAACATTTCGCCCTCTGGGGACTTTCTTTCAAACCTGAAACAGACGACATTAGGGAAGCTCCGGCACTTTATCTGATCGAAACCCTCCTTAAAAAAGGGGCGAGCATCAGTGTTTTCGATCCGGAGGGACAGGAAAATGTAAGGGCTATATTTAACGACCGGATCTCTTATGCTGAAAATCAATACGCTGTGCTCGAAGGTGCAGATGCCTTGCTAATTGCAACTGAGTGGTCGCTGTTCAGGAACCCTGATTTTGAGAAAATGGAAGACCTGCTGAAGGAAAAAGTAATTTTTGATGGCAGAAATCTTTTTGAACTGGAGAAAATGGCCGAGCTCGGTTATTATTATAACAGTATAGGAAGAAAGTTAATTTCCAAGGTTCAAACCCCTCACCAGTCTTTTGCCATAACCAAACAAGAACATTCATAA
- a CDS encoding glycosyltransferase family 8 protein has translation MINQPEGITIVTICDNQFVVLMAAMLRSLEENHHSGEEINLYIVSDHISEKNRLKVISSLSTTKLTLHWIPIEEALPKQFKLPRDKSSFPANVYMRLCIPYFIPQEATKAIYLDVDMIVLNDISKLWHTDIGEYDLGAVPDLSGVVSSPWGGINNYRELGLNPNSKYLNAGMMLLKPQRWRERNITARAFACAAENAEHLNFAEQYTLNVVFNEDWFELDPLWNWFAKNHTPTPYLIHFTGMKPIYKGYSGQEQFKTQFFHYLNQTKWANFGTRSDAVSKLKKIYNKIEKKLVLAFR, from the coding sequence ATGATAAATCAACCCGAAGGTATAACCATTGTAACCATTTGCGACAACCAGTTTGTCGTATTGATGGCCGCGATGTTAAGATCCTTAGAAGAAAATCACCATTCAGGAGAAGAAATAAACCTGTATATCGTCTCTGATCATATCAGCGAGAAAAACAGGCTTAAAGTAATCTCCAGCCTTTCTACAACTAAACTTACCCTGCATTGGATCCCCATAGAAGAAGCTTTGCCAAAGCAGTTTAAGCTGCCGAGAGATAAGTCTTCCTTTCCCGCCAATGTTTATATGCGCCTGTGCATCCCATATTTTATTCCACAGGAAGCTACAAAGGCCATTTACCTGGATGTAGATATGATTGTGTTGAATGATATTTCAAAGTTGTGGCATACCGATATAGGCGAATACGATTTGGGTGCAGTTCCAGATCTTTCGGGAGTAGTGAGTTCTCCCTGGGGGGGCATCAATAATTATAGGGAACTTGGCCTTAATCCGAACAGCAAATACCTTAATGCGGGCATGATGCTGCTTAAACCACAGCGCTGGCGTGAACGCAACATTACCGCCCGGGCTTTTGCCTGTGCAGCCGAAAATGCCGAACACCTTAATTTTGCAGAGCAGTATACACTTAATGTTGTTTTCAATGAAGACTGGTTTGAGCTTGACCCTTTATGGAACTGGTTTGCAAAAAACCACACGCCTACCCCATACCTGATCCATTTTACCGGCATGAAACCAATATATAAGGGTTATTCCGGTCAGGAACAATTTAAAACCCAGTTTTTCCATTACCTGAACCAAACTAAATGGGCAAACTTCGGCACCCGAAGTGATGCGGTAAGTAAGTTAAAAAAGATCTATAACAAAATAGAAAAAAAGCTCGTTCTGGCTTTCAGGTAA
- a CDS encoding serine acetyltransferase codes for MGIRKYILQDWNANLANPTKGKYIVVLFRIAQLIVKSKLTKILFFWYLLFYRVFIEWFMCVELNWKTSIGSGFQLWHASGVVIHPDTVIGENCSVRQCTTIGIKQDFSASGIIKAPVIGDAVDIGCNTVIIGDIVIGKGVTIGAGSVVVKSIPAGVIAAGNPARILRSI; via the coding sequence ATGGGGATAAGAAAATATATCCTTCAGGACTGGAATGCCAATCTGGCCAATCCTACAAAGGGCAAATATATCGTGGTGCTTTTTAGGATTGCACAGCTCATCGTTAAAAGTAAGCTGACCAAAATTCTCTTTTTTTGGTACCTGTTGTTTTACAGGGTGTTTATCGAATGGTTTATGTGTGTGGAACTGAACTGGAAAACTTCAATAGGGAGCGGCTTCCAGCTGTGGCATGCAAGTGGCGTGGTGATCCACCCCGATACGGTGATAGGTGAGAACTGCTCGGTACGCCAGTGTACAACGATTGGGATAAAACAGGATTTTAGCGCATCAGGGATCATCAAAGCACCAGTAATTGGTGATGCTGTAGACATCGGCTGTAATACCGTGATTATCGGCGATATTGTTATCGGGAAAGGGGTAACCATTGGCGCAGGCTCGGTAGTGGTAAAATCCATTCCTGCAGGTGTGATAGCTGCGGGGAACCCGGCAAGGATTCTCCGCAGTATTTAA
- a CDS encoding lipopolysaccharide biosynthesis protein, which translates to MKFISKLKNIHFLSLMGTGGMSLLTFLFTAILYRSLSIKEIGIWFFFQALLSFLDTFRQGFLTTAFVKFYAGASEQKGQEVIGSTWYIAALITLFLLAINIPLVFFSHFSTDESLAFFIKYYAINLLCSLPMVVAMCIAQGGLRFDTLLYIRMSQVLLLITLLVTLNILHLNSLQNLMMANIAATLLTSLLTLFMGWSGISYFFRKQKECIREIFDFGKYTVGTSISSSLFGVTDTFVINFMLGPSSLAIYNLGKRLMEVVEIPLRSFVATAMPSLSKAYNSGNKKEVIEIMKKYIGTITICLFPVLVVAYIAAGLAMSIIGGGQYNNTPAGDTAINIFRIFTTFALLYPADRFMSVALDAIHRPQINFMKVIVMLVVNLSTDFLGVYLLGNVYGIVIGTFFPTITAIGISYYYINKDFKKFSLVNSYLSGYRELARFVTMGLKQAKNLR; encoded by the coding sequence ATGAAATTCATTTCTAAATTAAAAAATATACACTTCCTGTCTTTAATGGGTACAGGGGGAATGTCGCTGCTCACCTTCCTTTTTACAGCCATTCTCTACCGGTCGTTATCCATTAAAGAAATTGGCATCTGGTTTTTTTTTCAGGCGCTGCTTTCCTTTCTTGATACATTCAGACAAGGCTTTCTGACCACGGCATTTGTAAAGTTTTATGCAGGCGCAAGTGAACAGAAAGGCCAGGAAGTAATTGGTTCTACCTGGTATATCGCGGCGCTCATTACCCTGTTTTTATTGGCAATTAATATTCCTCTAGTCTTTTTCAGCCATTTCAGTACCGATGAGAGTCTGGCCTTTTTTATTAAATACTACGCCATAAACCTGCTCTGCTCCCTACCCATGGTAGTAGCCATGTGTATTGCACAAGGTGGGCTCAGGTTTGATACACTTTTATACATCAGGATGTCGCAGGTACTTTTGCTGATCACTCTTTTGGTTACGCTTAATATCTTACACCTAAATTCGCTGCAGAACCTGATGATGGCGAACATTGCCGCTACCCTATTAACCAGTCTTCTAACACTGTTTATGGGCTGGTCTGGCATCAGTTACTTTTTCAGGAAGCAAAAAGAATGCATCAGGGAGATTTTCGATTTTGGAAAATATACTGTTGGAACATCGATCAGCAGCAGTCTTTTTGGCGTAACCGATACGTTTGTGATCAACTTCATGCTTGGCCCATCATCACTCGCCATTTACAACCTCGGTAAACGACTAATGGAAGTGGTTGAAATACCGCTGCGCAGTTTTGTGGCTACGGCTATGCCTTCGCTTTCAAAAGCTTATAACAGTGGCAACAAAAAAGAAGTCATCGAAATTATGAAAAAATACATCGGAACAATCACCATCTGTTTGTTCCCTGTACTCGTGGTGGCCTACATTGCCGCAGGTCTGGCCATGAGTATCATTGGTGGCGGGCAGTATAACAATACGCCAGCGGGCGATACTGCGATTAACATCTTCAGGATTTTCACCACCTTTGCATTGCTCTACCCTGCAGATCGCTTTATGAGCGTTGCACTTGATGCCATTCACAGGCCACAGATCAATTTCATGAAAGTAATCGTGATGCTGGTGGTCAACCTTTCGACCGATTTTCTTGGCGTGTACCTGCTGGGAAATGTTTATGGCATTGTGATCGGAACATTTTTCCCGACCATTACAGCAATAGGGATTTCCTACTACTATATCAATAAAGACTTTAAAAAGTTCTCCCTTGTAAACAGTTACCTCAGCGGTTACCGCGAACTGGCCAGATTTGTAACCATGGGACTTAAGCAGGCAAAAAATTTACGCTGA
- a CDS encoding glycosyltransferase family 2 protein has product MYNIFNSPNWIKKYDLSFTKTADVPEGVFTEINQKLDVLQTGKPLVSIVIAAWNEEVNIIRNIASLADLATKVPLEIIVVNNNSTDATQQTLDKLNIKSYFQKIQGCGPARQMGMENARGKYILLADADCIYPQHWLDDMLAVLSSPDTVCVYGRYSFIPEPGFPRWKLAMLEKMKDAIAALRHVKRPYLNAFGISMGYIREYGMKVGYVMVNVRGEDGRLCFDLMQFGKVRQLKRNRSRAWTAPRTLQRDGSFGQALLSRISIESKKLLSLLTPHKPHDTKKI; this is encoded by the coding sequence ATGTACAATATTTTCAATTCACCCAACTGGATCAAAAAATATGATCTTTCCTTTACGAAAACAGCTGATGTACCAGAAGGCGTTTTTACGGAAATCAATCAAAAACTTGATGTATTGCAAACCGGGAAGCCACTGGTGAGCATTGTAATTGCCGCCTGGAATGAAGAAGTTAATATTATTCGTAACATCGCCAGCTTAGCTGACCTTGCGACCAAAGTTCCACTCGAAATTATCGTGGTAAACAATAACTCTACCGACGCAACGCAGCAAACGCTGGATAAATTGAATATTAAAAGTTATTTCCAGAAAATTCAGGGTTGTGGACCAGCCAGGCAGATGGGAATGGAAAATGCCAGGGGAAAATATATTTTGCTCGCTGATGCAGACTGTATTTACCCGCAGCACTGGCTGGATGATATGTTAGCTGTTTTGAGCAGCCCGGACACTGTTTGTGTTTATGGCCGTTATTCTTTTATTCCCGAACCGGGTTTCCCCAGATGGAAACTGGCCATGCTCGAAAAAATGAAGGATGCAATTGCTGCCTTAAGGCATGTGAAGCGACCATACCTAAATGCCTTTGGCATAAGCATGGGTTATATCCGCGAATATGGAATGAAAGTTGGTTATGTGATGGTTAATGTGAGAGGAGAAGACGGCCGGTTGTGCTTTGATCTGATGCAGTTTGGAAAAGTACGACAACTTAAACGGAACCGTTCCCGGGCCTGGACCGCACCACGCACCTTGCAGCGCGATGGTAGCTTTGGACAGGCTTTATTATCAAGGATTTCTATAGAATCTAAAAAACTGCTATCCCTCTTAACCCCGCACAAGCCGCACGATACTAAAAAAATTTAA
- a CDS encoding glycosyltransferase, translating to MYTFFQVSLLITHYNRSTSLSNLLHKLKALKCSFGEIVVSDDGSKDEHLANLRSLQETFDFKLITTPVNRGLGHNINKGQDAVTKPYTLYIQEDFEPSNEFPHQFLQGLNHLKTKEELDIIRFYAYAPYAYLKPYDAHFSQMYHPTFGTDYSKIYLYSDHPHLRRSTFFEKFGRYPEGLKGDLTEYRMCISFLQNKAQGLFYNDFSRLLIQKNSAQEPSTMTRASWREGKGIFIKLIRDTYRQLKYNFDIVTQPPLRKL from the coding sequence ATGTACACTTTTTTCCAGGTTTCCCTGCTCATTACACACTACAACAGAAGCACATCATTAAGCAATCTGCTGCATAAACTAAAAGCGCTAAAATGCAGCTTTGGCGAAATTGTGGTTTCCGACGATGGAAGCAAGGATGAACACCTTGCTAATCTCAGGTCGCTACAAGAAACTTTTGACTTTAAACTCATTACCACTCCGGTAAACCGGGGATTGGGCCACAATATTAACAAAGGTCAGGATGCAGTTACCAAACCTTATACCCTGTATATTCAGGAGGATTTTGAACCTTCAAATGAATTTCCCCACCAGTTTTTGCAGGGACTGAATCACCTGAAAACGAAAGAAGAACTGGATATCATCAGGTTCTACGCCTATGCACCATACGCGTACCTAAAACCTTATGACGCACATTTTTCGCAGATGTACCATCCCACCTTTGGAACAGATTACAGCAAAATATATCTTTATTCAGACCATCCGCACCTTAGAAGATCAACTTTTTTCGAAAAGTTTGGCAGGTATCCCGAAGGTTTAAAAGGAGATCTGACCGAATACAGAATGTGTATCTCCTTTTTGCAGAACAAGGCGCAGGGTTTGTTTTATAACGATTTTAGCAGGCTGCTTATTCAAAAAAACTCAGCTCAGGAACCCAGCACCATGACAAGAGCGAGCTGGCGCGAAGGCAAAGGGATATTCATTAAACTGATCAGGGATACCTACAGACAGCTGAAGTATAATTTTGATATTGTTACGCAGCCACCATTGCGTAAGCTTTGA
- a CDS encoding glycosyltransferase: MKNQNIIIVGQQPWDTEIGSNCKNIALEFSKQNRVLYINPPLDRISKIRHAHDKKVQKRISVIRGRQSGLEEISPGLFTLYPDCLIESVNWLPRGFIFKTINRLNNKRFYRSVQSVIENLGFKDAILFNDGDMFRSFYLTELLEPAASIYYSRDNMIATAYYRKHGLALEPLLIVKHDLCVANSEYLAAYCRKYNPNSAYVGQGCDFSLFDHFLRHPAPVLPPKFSAKVIGYVGVLTSARLDISLIAGIAKQRPEWNIVLVGPEDADFMSSELHKLANVHFMGARPTDELPMHINGFDICFNPQLVNDLTIGNYPRKIDEYLVMGKPTIATATPSMEAFKEHVSLAEGVEGYIAGIENLLGSNTAEKAGRRVAFARSHSWEKSVQEIYDALALVIKKKRSAS, translated from the coding sequence TTGAAAAACCAGAACATCATCATTGTGGGGCAGCAGCCCTGGGATACGGAGATCGGTAGTAACTGCAAAAATATTGCACTCGAATTTTCTAAACAGAACCGGGTGCTCTATATTAACCCGCCGCTTGACCGGATTAGTAAAATCAGGCATGCACATGACAAAAAAGTGCAGAAACGCATTTCGGTTATTCGCGGCAGGCAAAGTGGTTTGGAAGAAATCAGTCCCGGGCTTTTTACGCTCTATCCGGATTGCCTGATCGAATCGGTGAACTGGCTGCCAAGGGGATTTATTTTTAAGACCATTAACCGGTTGAACAACAAACGCTTTTACCGTTCTGTACAATCTGTGATCGAAAATCTGGGTTTTAAAGATGCAATATTGTTCAATGATGGTGATATGTTCAGGAGTTTTTATCTCACCGAACTCTTGGAGCCGGCAGCTTCCATTTATTATTCGCGCGATAATATGATTGCCACTGCTTACTACCGTAAACATGGGCTGGCCTTAGAACCACTTTTAATAGTGAAGCATGATCTTTGTGTCGCAAATTCAGAATATCTGGCTGCTTATTGCCGGAAATACAATCCCAACTCAGCCTATGTGGGGCAAGGATGTGATTTTAGCCTTTTCGACCATTTTTTACGACATCCGGCACCAGTTTTGCCGCCAAAATTTTCAGCTAAGGTAATCGGTTATGTTGGAGTACTAACCTCAGCAAGGCTGGATATAAGCCTCATTGCAGGAATAGCCAAACAAAGACCTGAATGGAATATCGTATTGGTAGGCCCTGAAGATGCGGATTTTATGTCCAGCGAGCTCCATAAGCTTGCCAATGTTCATTTTATGGGCGCCAGACCTACCGACGAACTGCCTATGCACATTAATGGATTTGATATATGCTTCAACCCTCAGTTAGTGAACGACCTTACCATAGGGAACTATCCCCGGAAAATTGACGAATACCTGGTGATGGGCAAACCCACCATTGCCACTGCTACTCCTTCAATGGAGGCGTTTAAGGAACATGTTTCCCTGGCAGAGGGTGTGGAGGGATATATTGCAGGAATTGAAAATCTGCTTGGTAGTAATACGGCAGAGAAAGCAGGTCGCAGAGTTGCTTTTGCGCGCTCACATAGCTGGGAAAAATCCGTTCAGGAGATTTACGATGCCCTGGCCCTGGTGATTAAAAAAAAACGTTCAGCATCCTGA
- a CDS encoding glycosyltransferase, which translates to MIVNILWLLFQVLIGYNLVFPIFLYAGYLLAGRRTFVKIRADEYDYAVIVTAYEQTDLLPAVVGSLLKMEYSNYLIYLVCDNCDISNLHFADERVVLLRPEKVLASNTRSHLYAISNFKRPHELLTIIDSDNLVDRRYLKELNVYFDNGFHAVQGQRRSKSLETTIASLDAARDLYYHFFDGKVMFALGSSATLAGSGMAFKTALYVESFINHDLQGAGFDKVLQAKIVSRNLRIAYAPAAVVYDEKTANRTQLENQRSRWINTWFKYFSLGFSIIARGFTNLSWNQFLFGTILLRPPLFLFILLSILCFIINLIFGGLAYGCGSSLFWLLE; encoded by the coding sequence ATGATTGTAAATATTTTATGGCTGTTGTTTCAGGTTCTGATCGGTTACAACCTCGTTTTTCCGATATTTCTTTATGCGGGGTATCTATTGGCAGGCAGGCGAACCTTTGTTAAAATAAGGGCGGATGAATATGATTATGCCGTAATTGTAACTGCTTATGAACAGACTGATCTTTTACCTGCCGTAGTAGGCTCGCTGCTGAAAATGGAATATTCCAATTACCTCATTTACCTAGTATGCGATAATTGTGATATTTCTAACCTTCATTTTGCAGATGAACGTGTGGTGCTGCTTCGTCCTGAAAAGGTACTGGCCAGCAATACCCGTTCGCATCTCTATGCCATTTCTAACTTTAAACGTCCTCATGAACTGTTGACGATCATTGATAGTGATAACCTGGTAGACCGCCGCTATTTAAAAGAACTTAATGTTTATTTCGACAATGGTTTTCATGCCGTTCAGGGCCAACGCAGATCAAAGTCTTTAGAAACCACCATTGCATCTCTTGATGCCGCAAGGGATCTTTATTATCATTTCTTTGACGGGAAAGTAATGTTTGCTTTAGGCTCTTCTGCTACACTAGCCGGATCGGGCATGGCTTTTAAAACAGCTCTTTATGTTGAATCTTTTATCAATCACGACCTTCAGGGAGCTGGTTTCGATAAAGTGTTACAGGCGAAAATAGTATCTCGGAATCTCCGGATTGCCTATGCACCAGCTGCGGTAGTTTATGATGAAAAAACAGCCAACCGCACACAGCTGGAAAATCAGCGGTCACGCTGGATCAATACCTGGTTTAAATATTTTAGCCTTGGCTTTTCAATTATCGCCAGGGGCTTTACCAACCTCAGCTGGAACCAGTTCCTGTTCGGTACAATTCTTTTGCGCCCACCACTTTTCCTTTTTATACTGCTATCTATACTCTGTTTTATAATCAACCTCATTTTTGGGGGATTGGCCTATGGTTGTGGATCTTCGCTTTTTTGGCTTTTGGAATGA